The following coding sequences lie in one Zingiber officinale cultivar Zhangliang chromosome 2B, Zo_v1.1, whole genome shotgun sequence genomic window:
- the LOC122045198 gene encoding uncharacterized protein LOC122045198 isoform X2, with protein sequence MKEIWGRPSTLPRIEITCDDMGRPIGTKRNKFTDFLGSLARNGKYCPIDVENWHKMPTEKKKDMLNVIKEKYDLPPGIENWTLCSIAKKWRNWKSELKKMYYNPELSIQVLLEQRDERAHAEQYMRLITFWNKEKSKEMCEKNKATRKHKTMHQTTGRTSFAQVQHKLEKEKGYPPSRVELFQACFTHANGSPSSNIVAERLVIGTWIFEKQYDG encoded by the exons ATGAAAGAAATTTGGGGTCGACCTAGCACATTACCACGCATTGAGATTACATGTGATGATATGGGGCGTCCTAtaggaacaaaaagaaataaatttactgATTTCTTGGGGTCTTTGGCAAGAAATGGTAAGTATTGTCCAATTGATGTGGAAAATTGGCATAAAATGCCAACGGAAAAAAAGAAAGACATGTTAAATGTTATAAAG GAAAAGTATGATCTTCCTCCGGGGATAGAAAATTGGACACTATGCTCAATAGCAAAAAAATGGAGAAACTGGAAGTCAGAACTTAAAAAGATGTACTATAATCCTGAATTATCAATTCAAGTCCTTTTAGAACAGAGAGATGAAAGAGCTCATGCCGAACAGTATATGAGACTAATTACTTTTTggaacaaagaaaaatcaaag GAAATGTGCGAAAAAAATAAAGCTACCAGAAAGCACAAGACAATGCATCAAACCACTGGAAGGACATCTTTTGCTCAAGTGCAACACAAATTG gaaaaagaaaaaggatatcCTCCATCACGAGTTGAATTATTCCAAGCTTGCTTTACTCATGCCAATGGAAGTCCTTCAAGTAatattgtagcagaaagattg GTGATAGGTACTTGGATTTTTGAGAAGCAATACGATGGTTGA
- the LOC122045198 gene encoding uncharacterized protein LOC122045198 isoform X1, producing the protein MKEIWGRPSTLPRIEITCDDMGRPIGTKRNKFTDFLGSLARNGKYCPIDVENWHKMPTEKKKDMLNVIKEKYDLPPGIENWTLCSIAKKWRNWKSELKKMYYNPELSIQVLLEQRDERAHAEQYMRLITFWNKEKSKEMCEKNKATRKHKTMHQTTGRTSFAQVQHKLEKEKGYPPSRVELFQACFTHANGSPSSNIVAERLIGCSILIKSLFDSTKIVAKGVLHSMDPNTIVGRQALGPNWCEVRIQVVLEPEESLIRHYDLLQKFEDALGGMISWPYDLLTVNEDYY; encoded by the exons ATGAAAGAAATTTGGGGTCGACCTAGCACATTACCACGCATTGAGATTACATGTGATGATATGGGGCGTCCTAtaggaacaaaaagaaataaatttactgATTTCTTGGGGTCTTTGGCAAGAAATGGTAAGTATTGTCCAATTGATGTGGAAAATTGGCATAAAATGCCAACGGAAAAAAAGAAAGACATGTTAAATGTTATAAAG GAAAAGTATGATCTTCCTCCGGGGATAGAAAATTGGACACTATGCTCAATAGCAAAAAAATGGAGAAACTGGAAGTCAGAACTTAAAAAGATGTACTATAATCCTGAATTATCAATTCAAGTCCTTTTAGAACAGAGAGATGAAAGAGCTCATGCCGAACAGTATATGAGACTAATTACTTTTTggaacaaagaaaaatcaaag GAAATGTGCGAAAAAAATAAAGCTACCAGAAAGCACAAGACAATGCATCAAACCACTGGAAGGACATCTTTTGCTCAAGTGCAACACAAATTG gaaaaagaaaaaggatatcCTCCATCACGAGTTGAATTATTCCAAGCTTGCTTTACTCATGCCAATGGAAGTCCTTCAAGTAatattgtagcagaaagattg ATTGGATGTTCTATTttgatcaaaagtttatttgattcaACGAAAATTGTGGCAAAAGGAGTGCTCCATAGCATGGATCCAAATACTATAGTAGGGAGACAAGCATTAGGACCAAATTGGTGTGAAGTAAGAATACAAGTTGTCCTGGAACCAGAAGAGAGTTTAATTAGACATTATGATCTTTTACAGAAGTTTGAGGATGCACTTGGAGGAATGATATCTTGGCCTTATGATCTG TTAACAGTAAACGAAGATTACTATTAG